In the Larus michahellis chromosome 6, bLarMic1.1, whole genome shotgun sequence genome, one interval contains:
- the PHC3 gene encoding polyhomeotic-like protein 3 isoform X1 codes for MENEPNTTTCSASTTTITTTSTSRTQLPQISVYSGSDRHAVQVIQQALHRPPSSAAQYLQQMYAAQQQHLMLQTAALQQQHLSSTQFQSLATVPQASLSGGRQCTSPTGSVTQQSSMSQTSINLSTSPTPAQIISRSQTSNTTSSSITQQTMLLGSTSPTLSASQAQMYLRAQMLIFTPATTVAAVQSDIPVVSSSSSSSCQSAATQVQNLTLRSQKLGVLSSSQNGPPKSSSQTQSLSLCPNKPVTSSKGSQPDPSESNRKGESPTPECRSTPVTRTSSIHHLITPASYSPLQPHSLVKHQQIPLHSPPPKISHHQLILQQQQQVQPIALQTPSGQEPPPSQHCLPLPSHGLPPAPSSVQSHCSPIHIHPPPLTLSPTPSQSAQQSVVVSPPPSHSPSQSPTIIIHPQALIQSQANSLVPTALQPEQTAPQQTSTNPVRPIAQPLNLPSHLPLPSSPAVHIGSVDQPSLVSSGQQIVSSTPHQQYPALQSTPIPLAAPPQLSASSTQIQQLPLQSVQSLQVQPEILSQGQVLVQNTLVSEEELPAAEALVQLPFQTLPPPQTVAVNLQVQPSVPIETPVIYQVENVCEEEMPEDSDCVHMARTPTPPTLSPPAIPLGNGEALNSEDPLSEHGGLPSVTSSVSASVIKSPSDPSHASIPPPPLLLPAATTRSNSTSMPNSIPSLENKPPQAIVKPQILTHVIEGFVIQEGLEPFPVSRSSLLVEQPAEKRLLVEGQIMSVVCVESDLQNTKHADNSSDTEIEDMIAEEGLDEIENELLKCEFCGKMGYSNKFLRSKRFCSTSCAKRHSLSCTKKFGLFTSDKTNRWNRKSDSQSLGRRGRRPSGPDGASRDHFLRQLPITYPSAEEDMASHEDAVPTAMTTRLRRQSERERERELRELRIRKMPESIDLLPVVQADPSVWTVDEVWAFIHSLPGCQDIADEFRAQEIDGQALLLLKEDHLMSAMNIKLGPALKICARINSLKES; via the exons ATGGAGAATGAACCAAACACAACAACATGTTCTGCGTCTACAACTACTATCACTACCACTTCCACTTCCCGGACACAGCTGCCACAGATCTCTGTCTACAGCGGCTCTGACCGGCATGCCGTCCAG GTTATTCAGCAGGCCTTGCATCGTCCTCCTAGCTCAGCTGCTCAGTACCTCCAGCAGATGTATGCAGCCCAACAGCAGCATCTAATGCTGCAGactgctgctttgcagcagcagcacttaAGCAGTACCCAATTTCAGAGTCTGGCAACTGTACCACAG GCAAGCCTGTCAGGTGGGAGGCAATGTACTTCCCCCACTGGGAGTGTCACTCAGCAGTCAAGCATGTCGCAGACCTCG aTTAACCTCTCCACCTCTCCTACACCTGCACAGATAATAAGCCGTTCACAGACCtccaacaccaccagcagcagtaTCACCCAACAGACTATGTTGCTGGGGAGCACCTCTCCGACCCTGAGTGCAAGCCAGGCTCAAATGTATCTACGAGCTCAAATG CTTATTTTTACTCCTGCAACCACTGTGGCTGCTGTCCAGTCTGACATTCCTGTTGTCTCATcatcttcctcatcttcctgtCAGTCTGCAGCTACTCAG GTTCAGAACTTGACATTGCGCAGTCAGAAGTTGGGTGTATTGTCAAGTTCACAGAATGGCCCACCAAAGAGCAGCAGTCAAACTCAGTCGTTGTCTCTCTGCCCTAATAAACCTGTAACCAGTTCCAAGGGCAGCCAACCAGATCCCTCAGAAAGCAATAGAAAAGGCGAGAGCCCAACTCCAGAGTGTCGGAGTACTCCAGTCACACGGACATCAAGCATACATCACTTAATAACACCAG cTTCATATTCTCCATTGCAACCTCATTCTCTAGTAAAACATCAGCAGATCCCGCTTCATTCACCACCTCCAAAGATTTCCCATCATCAGCTGatactgcaacagcagcagcaagtccAGCCAATTGCACTTCAGACTCCTTCGGGTCAGGAACCCCCTCCGTCACAGCACTGTCTACCACTCCCAAGCCATGGtcttcctccagctcccagcagtgTCCAGTCTCATTGCTCACCTATTCACATCCATCCTCCGCCTCTAACGCTGTCTCCTACTCCATCCCAGTCAGCTCAGCAGTCAGTAGTGGTATCTCCTCCACCTTCTCACTCCCCTAGTCAATCACCCACAATAATTATTCACCCTCAAGCACTTATTCAGTCACAGGCAAACTCCCTTGTGCCAACAGCTCTTCAGCCAGAGCAGACTGCTCCTCAGCAGACTTCTACCAATCCAGTTCGACCAATTGCACAGCCACTTAATCTTCCATCGCATCTTCCACTTCCATCTTCCCCTGCTGTACATATAGGCTCAGTAGATCAGCCCAGCTTGGTTTCCTCAGGCCAACAGATCGTGTCCTCAACACCACACCAGCAATATCCAGCCTTGCAGTCCACACCTATCCCTCTTgcagctcctcctcagctgtcagcaTCCTCAACCCAGATTCAACAGCTGCCGTTGCAGTCTGTGCAGTCTTTACAAGTGCAGCCTGAAATTCTGTCCCAGGGCCAGGTTTTGGTTCAAAACACTTTGGTTTCTGAGGAAGAACTTCCTGCTGCAGAAGCTTTAGTCCAGCTGCCATTTCAGACTCTTCCACCTCCACAGACTGTTGCAGTGAATCTTCAAGTGCAGCCGTCGGTACCAATTGAAACTCCAGTG ATTTATCAAGTGGAGAATGTATGTGAAGAAGAGATGCCCGAGGATTCCGATTGTGTCCATATGGCTAGAACACCTACACCACCCACTTTGTCTCCACCAGCCATACCCTTGGGGAACGGAGAGGCACTTAATTCAGAAGATCCTTTGTCAG aacatggGGGACTACCTTCAGTGACATCATCAGTCAGTGCCTCAGTAATTAAATCTCCATCTGACCCTTCACATGCCTCTATTCCACCACCACCTCTTTTGCTCCCAGCAGCAACAACAAGGAGCAACAGCACATCAATGCCCAATAGCATTCCTAGCCTAGAAAATAAACCTCCACAAGCTATTGTTAAACCACAGATCCTGACCCATGTTATTGAAGGTTTTGTGATTCAGGAGGGGTTAGAGCCGTTCCCT GTAAGTCGTTCATCTTTGCTGGTAGAGCAGCCTGCAGAAAAAAGATTGCTCGTGGAGGGTCAAATTATGAGCGTTGTGTGTGTTGAATCAGACTTGCAGAATACAAAACATGCAGACAACTCCTCGGACACAGAGATAGAGGATATGATTGCAGAAG AGGGACTGGATGAAATTGAAAATGAACTTCTGAAGTGTGAATTTTGTGGAAAAATGGGATATTCTAATAAGTTTCTACGGTCAAAAAGATTCTGCTCCACATCCTGTGCCAAAAG GCACAGCCTTAGTTGCACTAAGAAATTTGGGCTGTTTACATCAGACAAGACCAATCGTTGGAATCGGAAATCAGATAGCCAAAGTCTTGGGCGACGCGGGCGTCGACCGAGTGGCCCTGATGGGGCGTCGCGAGATCATTTTCTTAGACAG CTTCCAATTACTTATCCATCTGCAGAAGAAGATATGGCTTCTCATGAAGATGCTGTTCCAACTGCCATGACCACCCGTCTGCGAAGACagagtgaaagagagagagaacgtGAACTTAGGGAACTAAGAATTAGGAAAATGCCAGAGAGCATTGACTTGTTACCAGTGGTGCAGGCTGACCCCTCAGTATGGACCGTTGATGAAGTTTGGGCCTTTATACATTCTTTGCCTG GTTGTCAAGATATTGCGGATGAATTTAGAGCACAAGAAATTGATGGACAAGCTCTCCTCTTGTTGAAGGAGGATCACCTTATGAGTGCAATGAATATTAAGCTTGGACCTGCGTTGAAAATCTGTGCACGTATCAATTCGTTGAAAGAATCCTAG
- the PHC3 gene encoding polyhomeotic-like protein 3 isoform X3, with amino-acid sequence MENEPNTTTCSASTTTITTTSTSRTQLPQISVYSGSDRHAVQVIQQALHRPPSSAAQYLQQMYAAQQQHLMLQTAALQQQHLSSTQFQSLATVPQINLSTSPTPAQIISRSQTSNTTSSSITQQTMLLGSTSPTLSASQAQMYLRAQMLIFTPATTVAAVQSDIPVVSSSSSSSCQSAATQVQNLTLRSQKLGVLSSSQNGPPKSSSQTQSLSLCPNKPVTSSKGSQPDPSESNRKGESPTPECRSTPVTRTSSIHHLITPASYSPLQPHSLVKHQQIPLHSPPPKISHHQLILQQQQQVQPIALQTPSGQEPPPSQHCLPLPSHGLPPAPSSVQSHCSPIHIHPPPLTLSPTPSQSAQQSVVVSPPPSHSPSQSPTIIIHPQALIQSQANSLVPTALQPEQTAPQQTSTNPVRPIAQPLNLPSHLPLPSSPAVHIGSVDQPSLVSSGQQIVSSTPHQQYPALQSTPIPLAAPPQLSASSTQIQQLPLQSVQSLQVQPEILSQGQVLVQNTLVSEEELPAAEALVQLPFQTLPPPQTVAVNLQVQPSVPIETPVIYQVENVCEEEMPEDSDCVHMARTPTPPTLSPPAIPLGNGEALNSEDPLSEHGGLPSVTSSVSASVIKSPSDPSHASIPPPPLLLPAATTRSNSTSMPNSIPSLENKPPQAIVKPQILTHVIEGFVIQEGLEPFPVSRSSLLVEQPAEKRLLVEGQIMSVVCVESDLQNTKHADNSSDTEIEDMIAEEGLDEIENELLKCEFCGKMGYSNKFLRSKRFCSTSCAKRHSLSCTKKFGLFTSDKTNRWNRKSDSQSLGRRGRRPSGPDGASRDHFLRQLPITYPSAEEDMASHEDAVPTAMTTRLRRQSERERERELRELRIRKMPESIDLLPVVQADPSVWTVDEVWAFIHSLPGCQDIADEFRAQEIDGQALLLLKEDHLMSAMNIKLGPALKICARINSLKES; translated from the exons ATGGAGAATGAACCAAACACAACAACATGTTCTGCGTCTACAACTACTATCACTACCACTTCCACTTCCCGGACACAGCTGCCACAGATCTCTGTCTACAGCGGCTCTGACCGGCATGCCGTCCAG GTTATTCAGCAGGCCTTGCATCGTCCTCCTAGCTCAGCTGCTCAGTACCTCCAGCAGATGTATGCAGCCCAACAGCAGCATCTAATGCTGCAGactgctgctttgcagcagcagcacttaAGCAGTACCCAATTTCAGAGTCTGGCAACTGTACCACAG aTTAACCTCTCCACCTCTCCTACACCTGCACAGATAATAAGCCGTTCACAGACCtccaacaccaccagcagcagtaTCACCCAACAGACTATGTTGCTGGGGAGCACCTCTCCGACCCTGAGTGCAAGCCAGGCTCAAATGTATCTACGAGCTCAAATG CTTATTTTTACTCCTGCAACCACTGTGGCTGCTGTCCAGTCTGACATTCCTGTTGTCTCATcatcttcctcatcttcctgtCAGTCTGCAGCTACTCAG GTTCAGAACTTGACATTGCGCAGTCAGAAGTTGGGTGTATTGTCAAGTTCACAGAATGGCCCACCAAAGAGCAGCAGTCAAACTCAGTCGTTGTCTCTCTGCCCTAATAAACCTGTAACCAGTTCCAAGGGCAGCCAACCAGATCCCTCAGAAAGCAATAGAAAAGGCGAGAGCCCAACTCCAGAGTGTCGGAGTACTCCAGTCACACGGACATCAAGCATACATCACTTAATAACACCAG cTTCATATTCTCCATTGCAACCTCATTCTCTAGTAAAACATCAGCAGATCCCGCTTCATTCACCACCTCCAAAGATTTCCCATCATCAGCTGatactgcaacagcagcagcaagtccAGCCAATTGCACTTCAGACTCCTTCGGGTCAGGAACCCCCTCCGTCACAGCACTGTCTACCACTCCCAAGCCATGGtcttcctccagctcccagcagtgTCCAGTCTCATTGCTCACCTATTCACATCCATCCTCCGCCTCTAACGCTGTCTCCTACTCCATCCCAGTCAGCTCAGCAGTCAGTAGTGGTATCTCCTCCACCTTCTCACTCCCCTAGTCAATCACCCACAATAATTATTCACCCTCAAGCACTTATTCAGTCACAGGCAAACTCCCTTGTGCCAACAGCTCTTCAGCCAGAGCAGACTGCTCCTCAGCAGACTTCTACCAATCCAGTTCGACCAATTGCACAGCCACTTAATCTTCCATCGCATCTTCCACTTCCATCTTCCCCTGCTGTACATATAGGCTCAGTAGATCAGCCCAGCTTGGTTTCCTCAGGCCAACAGATCGTGTCCTCAACACCACACCAGCAATATCCAGCCTTGCAGTCCACACCTATCCCTCTTgcagctcctcctcagctgtcagcaTCCTCAACCCAGATTCAACAGCTGCCGTTGCAGTCTGTGCAGTCTTTACAAGTGCAGCCTGAAATTCTGTCCCAGGGCCAGGTTTTGGTTCAAAACACTTTGGTTTCTGAGGAAGAACTTCCTGCTGCAGAAGCTTTAGTCCAGCTGCCATTTCAGACTCTTCCACCTCCACAGACTGTTGCAGTGAATCTTCAAGTGCAGCCGTCGGTACCAATTGAAACTCCAGTG ATTTATCAAGTGGAGAATGTATGTGAAGAAGAGATGCCCGAGGATTCCGATTGTGTCCATATGGCTAGAACACCTACACCACCCACTTTGTCTCCACCAGCCATACCCTTGGGGAACGGAGAGGCACTTAATTCAGAAGATCCTTTGTCAG aacatggGGGACTACCTTCAGTGACATCATCAGTCAGTGCCTCAGTAATTAAATCTCCATCTGACCCTTCACATGCCTCTATTCCACCACCACCTCTTTTGCTCCCAGCAGCAACAACAAGGAGCAACAGCACATCAATGCCCAATAGCATTCCTAGCCTAGAAAATAAACCTCCACAAGCTATTGTTAAACCACAGATCCTGACCCATGTTATTGAAGGTTTTGTGATTCAGGAGGGGTTAGAGCCGTTCCCT GTAAGTCGTTCATCTTTGCTGGTAGAGCAGCCTGCAGAAAAAAGATTGCTCGTGGAGGGTCAAATTATGAGCGTTGTGTGTGTTGAATCAGACTTGCAGAATACAAAACATGCAGACAACTCCTCGGACACAGAGATAGAGGATATGATTGCAGAAG AGGGACTGGATGAAATTGAAAATGAACTTCTGAAGTGTGAATTTTGTGGAAAAATGGGATATTCTAATAAGTTTCTACGGTCAAAAAGATTCTGCTCCACATCCTGTGCCAAAAG GCACAGCCTTAGTTGCACTAAGAAATTTGGGCTGTTTACATCAGACAAGACCAATCGTTGGAATCGGAAATCAGATAGCCAAAGTCTTGGGCGACGCGGGCGTCGACCGAGTGGCCCTGATGGGGCGTCGCGAGATCATTTTCTTAGACAG CTTCCAATTACTTATCCATCTGCAGAAGAAGATATGGCTTCTCATGAAGATGCTGTTCCAACTGCCATGACCACCCGTCTGCGAAGACagagtgaaagagagagagaacgtGAACTTAGGGAACTAAGAATTAGGAAAATGCCAGAGAGCATTGACTTGTTACCAGTGGTGCAGGCTGACCCCTCAGTATGGACCGTTGATGAAGTTTGGGCCTTTATACATTCTTTGCCTG GTTGTCAAGATATTGCGGATGAATTTAGAGCACAAGAAATTGATGGACAAGCTCTCCTCTTGTTGAAGGAGGATCACCTTATGAGTGCAATGAATATTAAGCTTGGACCTGCGTTGAAAATCTGTGCACGTATCAATTCGTTGAAAGAATCCTAG
- the PHC3 gene encoding polyhomeotic-like protein 3 isoform X7: MENEPNTTTCSASTTTITTTSTSRTQLPQISVYSGSDRHAVQASLSGGRQCTSPTGSVTQQSSMSQTSIISRSQTSNTTSSSITQQTMLLGSTSPTLSASQAQMYLRAQMLIFTPATTVAAVQSDIPVVSSSSSSSCQSAATQVQNLTLRSQKLGVLSSSQNGPPKSSSQTQSLSLCPNKPVTSSKGSQPDPSESNRKGESPTPECRSTPVTRTSSIHHLITPASYSPLQPHSLVKHQQIPLHSPPPKISHHQLILQQQQQVQPIALQTPSGQEPPPSQHCLPLPSHGLPPAPSSVQSHCSPIHIHPPPLTLSPTPSQSAQQSVVVSPPPSHSPSQSPTIIIHPQALIQSQANSLVPTALQPEQTAPQQTSTNPVRPIAQPLNLPSHLPLPSSPAVHIGSVDQPSLVSSGQQIVSSTPHQQYPALQSTPIPLAAPPQLSASSTQIQQLPLQSVQSLQVQPEILSQGQVLVQNTLVSEEELPAAEALVQLPFQTLPPPQTVAVNLQVQPSVPIETPVIYQVENVCEEEMPEDSDCVHMARTPTPPTLSPPAIPLGNGEALNSEDPLSEHGGLPSVTSSVSASVIKSPSDPSHASIPPPPLLLPAATTRSNSTSMPNSIPSLENKPPQAIVKPQILTHVIEGFVIQEGLEPFPVSRSSLLVEQPAEKRLLVEGQIMSVVCVESDLQNTKHADNSSDTEIEDMIAEEGLDEIENELLKCEFCGKMGYSNKFLRSKRFCSTSCAKRHSLSCTKKFGLFTSDKTNRWNRKSDSQSLGRRGRRPSGPDGASRDHFLRQLPITYPSAEEDMASHEDAVPTAMTTRLRRQSERERERELRELRIRKMPESIDLLPVVQADPSVWTVDEVWAFIHSLPGCQDIADEFRAQEIDGQALLLLKEDHLMSAMNIKLGPALKICARINSLKES; the protein is encoded by the exons ATGGAGAATGAACCAAACACAACAACATGTTCTGCGTCTACAACTACTATCACTACCACTTCCACTTCCCGGACACAGCTGCCACAGATCTCTGTCTACAGCGGCTCTGACCGGCATGCCGTCCAG GCAAGCCTGTCAGGTGGGAGGCAATGTACTTCCCCCACTGGGAGTGTCACTCAGCAGTCAAGCATGTCGCAGACCTCG ATAATAAGCCGTTCACAGACCtccaacaccaccagcagcagtaTCACCCAACAGACTATGTTGCTGGGGAGCACCTCTCCGACCCTGAGTGCAAGCCAGGCTCAAATGTATCTACGAGCTCAAATG CTTATTTTTACTCCTGCAACCACTGTGGCTGCTGTCCAGTCTGACATTCCTGTTGTCTCATcatcttcctcatcttcctgtCAGTCTGCAGCTACTCAG GTTCAGAACTTGACATTGCGCAGTCAGAAGTTGGGTGTATTGTCAAGTTCACAGAATGGCCCACCAAAGAGCAGCAGTCAAACTCAGTCGTTGTCTCTCTGCCCTAATAAACCTGTAACCAGTTCCAAGGGCAGCCAACCAGATCCCTCAGAAAGCAATAGAAAAGGCGAGAGCCCAACTCCAGAGTGTCGGAGTACTCCAGTCACACGGACATCAAGCATACATCACTTAATAACACCAG cTTCATATTCTCCATTGCAACCTCATTCTCTAGTAAAACATCAGCAGATCCCGCTTCATTCACCACCTCCAAAGATTTCCCATCATCAGCTGatactgcaacagcagcagcaagtccAGCCAATTGCACTTCAGACTCCTTCGGGTCAGGAACCCCCTCCGTCACAGCACTGTCTACCACTCCCAAGCCATGGtcttcctccagctcccagcagtgTCCAGTCTCATTGCTCACCTATTCACATCCATCCTCCGCCTCTAACGCTGTCTCCTACTCCATCCCAGTCAGCTCAGCAGTCAGTAGTGGTATCTCCTCCACCTTCTCACTCCCCTAGTCAATCACCCACAATAATTATTCACCCTCAAGCACTTATTCAGTCACAGGCAAACTCCCTTGTGCCAACAGCTCTTCAGCCAGAGCAGACTGCTCCTCAGCAGACTTCTACCAATCCAGTTCGACCAATTGCACAGCCACTTAATCTTCCATCGCATCTTCCACTTCCATCTTCCCCTGCTGTACATATAGGCTCAGTAGATCAGCCCAGCTTGGTTTCCTCAGGCCAACAGATCGTGTCCTCAACACCACACCAGCAATATCCAGCCTTGCAGTCCACACCTATCCCTCTTgcagctcctcctcagctgtcagcaTCCTCAACCCAGATTCAACAGCTGCCGTTGCAGTCTGTGCAGTCTTTACAAGTGCAGCCTGAAATTCTGTCCCAGGGCCAGGTTTTGGTTCAAAACACTTTGGTTTCTGAGGAAGAACTTCCTGCTGCAGAAGCTTTAGTCCAGCTGCCATTTCAGACTCTTCCACCTCCACAGACTGTTGCAGTGAATCTTCAAGTGCAGCCGTCGGTACCAATTGAAACTCCAGTG ATTTATCAAGTGGAGAATGTATGTGAAGAAGAGATGCCCGAGGATTCCGATTGTGTCCATATGGCTAGAACACCTACACCACCCACTTTGTCTCCACCAGCCATACCCTTGGGGAACGGAGAGGCACTTAATTCAGAAGATCCTTTGTCAG aacatggGGGACTACCTTCAGTGACATCATCAGTCAGTGCCTCAGTAATTAAATCTCCATCTGACCCTTCACATGCCTCTATTCCACCACCACCTCTTTTGCTCCCAGCAGCAACAACAAGGAGCAACAGCACATCAATGCCCAATAGCATTCCTAGCCTAGAAAATAAACCTCCACAAGCTATTGTTAAACCACAGATCCTGACCCATGTTATTGAAGGTTTTGTGATTCAGGAGGGGTTAGAGCCGTTCCCT GTAAGTCGTTCATCTTTGCTGGTAGAGCAGCCTGCAGAAAAAAGATTGCTCGTGGAGGGTCAAATTATGAGCGTTGTGTGTGTTGAATCAGACTTGCAGAATACAAAACATGCAGACAACTCCTCGGACACAGAGATAGAGGATATGATTGCAGAAG AGGGACTGGATGAAATTGAAAATGAACTTCTGAAGTGTGAATTTTGTGGAAAAATGGGATATTCTAATAAGTTTCTACGGTCAAAAAGATTCTGCTCCACATCCTGTGCCAAAAG GCACAGCCTTAGTTGCACTAAGAAATTTGGGCTGTTTACATCAGACAAGACCAATCGTTGGAATCGGAAATCAGATAGCCAAAGTCTTGGGCGACGCGGGCGTCGACCGAGTGGCCCTGATGGGGCGTCGCGAGATCATTTTCTTAGACAG CTTCCAATTACTTATCCATCTGCAGAAGAAGATATGGCTTCTCATGAAGATGCTGTTCCAACTGCCATGACCACCCGTCTGCGAAGACagagtgaaagagagagagaacgtGAACTTAGGGAACTAAGAATTAGGAAAATGCCAGAGAGCATTGACTTGTTACCAGTGGTGCAGGCTGACCCCTCAGTATGGACCGTTGATGAAGTTTGGGCCTTTATACATTCTTTGCCTG GTTGTCAAGATATTGCGGATGAATTTAGAGCACAAGAAATTGATGGACAAGCTCTCCTCTTGTTGAAGGAGGATCACCTTATGAGTGCAATGAATATTAAGCTTGGACCTGCGTTGAAAATCTGTGCACGTATCAATTCGTTGAAAGAATCCTAG